In Calothrix sp. PCC 7507, one DNA window encodes the following:
- a CDS encoding ABC transporter transmembrane domain-containing protein gives MPLAFSEQQLAQQLTQTLGESLSDRELDKCLKAAEILEPPVAKQFWQAAESPSGIYMILAGKVRLLDSFHNLITTLAAGASFGELTLFPETEFIPYVARASVNLKLCYLNQEALQEVMSNSMSIRSRLKERAEVWDLLLLCCQHSLLPHDESVEQIIKALSLFKRDTVEIGPLNTRLCKDIKLWLLRRGELLHSDGQVLTPGNVYAAMKPGSWQVTQPTIVYSLKNADWQTALQYWPQLAGLINFQERQARVGREENLSPVPNLVVSPQPESVAPPQGKIRRAYFPSPSVTVGRWWGRLTRRYPFYEQQSASDCGAACLVMISRYWGKRLSVNRLRELANVGRSGASLRGLTAAAEAIGFATRPVKASLDKLSQQPLPAIAHWEGKHYIVVYEISKKRVIVGDPAIGQRSLTTAEFKEGWTGYALLLQPTAHLKETQVTSTPFWQFFELVKPHSRVLLEVFIASVLIQVFGLITPLFTQLLLDRVIVQGSTLTLNTVGLGLIMFGLFRVVINGLRQYLLDHTANRIGVALLVGFIKHTFRLPLSFFESRYVGDIVSRVQENQKIQRFLTGEALSIILDLLTVFIYVGLMFWYSSAMALLSLAIVPPFMLLALIATPFLRRISREVFNALANENSYLIQSLTGIRSIRSMAIEQTVRWHWEELLNTLTKKTFSGQVISNQLQVFSSTIESLVTTGLLWFGAWLVIQNQLTIGQLVAFNMLLGNIIRPFQRLIVLWNQLQEVIISTERINDVLEAEPEEDLQYHPRQFLPTLHGQICFNNVTFRYHSESDINVLENLSFEIKPEQTVAVVGRSGSGKTTLSKLILGLYPPTDGKVLIDSQDVTSISLRSLRSQIGVVDQDTFLFGGTIRENICIAHPDASLEEIIEAARLAGADEFIKQLPMGYETQIGEGGGMLSGGQRQRLAIARALLGNPRLLVFDEATSHLDPESERIIQNNLKKILQGRTSLIIAHRLSTVRNADLILVLDRGLLVESGTHDELITRKGHYFYLNQQQLAQAV, from the coding sequence GCAGCGGAAATTCTCGAACCACCAGTAGCCAAGCAGTTTTGGCAAGCTGCAGAGTCGCCGTCCGGAATTTATATGATTTTGGCGGGTAAAGTCAGATTGCTGGATAGTTTTCATAACTTAATCACTACTCTGGCTGCTGGTGCATCATTTGGCGAACTCACACTGTTTCCAGAAACAGAATTTATTCCTTACGTTGCTAGAGCTTCTGTGAATTTAAAGCTTTGCTATCTCAACCAGGAAGCTTTACAAGAAGTGATGAGCAACTCTATGAGTATCCGCTCACGCCTGAAAGAGCGTGCAGAAGTTTGGGATTTGCTGCTGCTTTGTTGTCAGCATTCCCTACTACCGCACGATGAATCAGTGGAGCAGATAATCAAAGCCTTATCCCTCTTTAAGCGGGACACTGTGGAGATTGGCCCCTTAAATACCAGACTATGCAAAGATATTAAGCTTTGGCTATTGCGGCGAGGGGAACTGCTACATTCTGATGGACAAGTATTGACACCTGGCAATGTCTATGCAGCGATGAAGCCAGGGAGTTGGCAGGTGACACAACCAACTATTGTTTATAGTCTGAAGAATGCAGATTGGCAGACAGCATTACAATACTGGCCGCAATTAGCAGGGTTGATCAACTTTCAGGAACGCCAAGCCAGAGTGGGGCGGGAAGAAAATCTATCCCCCGTTCCTAACCTTGTTGTGTCACCGCAGCCAGAGTCGGTAGCCCCACCCCAGGGAAAAATTCGACGTGCTTATTTTCCCAGCCCTAGCGTCACCGTCGGGCGTTGGTGGGGACGTTTGACTAGGCGGTATCCATTTTATGAACAACAAAGTGCCTCTGACTGTGGAGCGGCTTGTCTGGTGATGATTAGTCGCTATTGGGGCAAGCGCTTGAGTGTCAATCGGCTGCGGGAGCTAGCCAACGTTGGCCGTAGTGGGGCTTCATTGCGGGGTTTAACAGCAGCTGCGGAAGCTATTGGATTTGCTACCCGTCCGGTGAAAGCTAGCCTAGATAAATTGTCACAACAACCCTTACCAGCGATCGCTCATTGGGAAGGCAAACACTACATCGTTGTTTATGAAATCAGCAAAAAGCGGGTGATTGTTGGTGATCCGGCGATCGGTCAACGTAGCCTCACTACTGCTGAGTTTAAAGAGGGTTGGACGGGTTATGCATTGTTATTGCAACCTACAGCCCATCTCAAAGAAACCCAGGTAACAAGTACACCATTCTGGCAGTTTTTTGAATTAGTCAAACCACACTCGCGGGTGCTGCTGGAAGTGTTTATCGCTTCCGTGTTAATTCAGGTGTTTGGACTGATTACACCCTTATTTACTCAGTTATTGTTAGACCGAGTGATTGTTCAGGGAAGTACCCTAACTTTAAACACCGTTGGTTTAGGGTTAATCATGTTTGGTTTGTTCCGCGTTGTCATCAACGGATTGCGGCAATATCTACTCGATCACACAGCAAATCGCATCGGTGTAGCGCTGCTGGTAGGTTTTATCAAACATACATTTCGCTTACCCTTATCATTTTTTGAGTCCCGTTACGTTGGTGATATTGTTTCCCGCGTCCAAGAAAATCAAAAAATCCAGCGATTTCTCACAGGGGAAGCACTGTCGATCATTTTAGATTTACTGACAGTGTTTATTTATGTGGGGTTGATGTTTTGGTACAGTTCCGCAATGGCGTTGCTGAGTTTAGCGATCGTACCGCCATTTATGCTGTTAGCTTTGATTGCCACACCATTTTTGCGCCGCATCAGTCGTGAGGTTTTTAATGCCTTAGCTAACGAAAATAGTTATTTGATTCAGAGTTTGACAGGGATTCGCTCGATTCGCTCAATGGCGATTGAACAAACAGTGCGTTGGCATTGGGAAGAACTGCTGAATACTTTGACGAAAAAAACTTTTAGTGGTCAAGTCATTAGCAACCAACTACAAGTTTTCAGTTCTACTATCGAATCTTTAGTAACTACCGGATTACTATGGTTTGGGGCATGGTTGGTAATTCAAAACCAACTCACCATTGGGCAATTAGTTGCTTTTAATATGTTGTTAGGCAACATTATTCGCCCTTTTCAACGGCTGATAGTTTTGTGGAATCAATTACAGGAAGTAATTATTTCCACCGAGCGGATTAATGATGTTTTAGAAGCCGAACCAGAAGAAGATTTACAATATCATCCCCGCCAGTTTTTGCCGACGCTACACGGTCAAATCTGCTTTAATAATGTCACTTTTCGTTATCACTCAGAAAGTGATATTAACGTACTAGAAAATCTCAGTTTTGAAATCAAACCTGAGCAAACAGTAGCAGTTGTTGGGCGTAGTGGTTCTGGTAAAACAACCCTCTCCAAGCTGATTTTGGGCTTATATCCGCCGACTGATGGCAAAGTTTTGATTGATTCTCAGGACGTGACTAGTATTTCCCTGCGATCGCTCCGTTCTCAAATTGGTGTCGTCGATCAAGATACCTTTTTGTTTGGCGGCACAATCCGTGAAAACATCTGCATTGCTCACCCAGATGCCAGCTTAGAAGAGATTATTGAGGCAGCGCGTTTAGCAGGTGCAGACGAGTTTATTAAGCAACTGCCAATGGGCTATGAAACCCAAATTGGTGAAGGTGGCGGCATGTTATCAGGCGGACAACGCCAACGTCTAGCGATCGCCCGTGCTTTGCTCGGAAATCCCCGCTTATTAGTATTTGACGAAGCAACCAGCCACCTCGATCCGGAATCTGAGCGGATTATTCAGAACAACCTCAAAAAAATTCTCCAAGGACGCACCAGTCTAATCATTGCTCATCGCCTTTCCACTGTGCGAAACGCTGACCTGATTTTGGTTTTAGATCGCGGCTTATTAGTCGAAAGCGGCACTCACGATGAATTAATCACCAGAAAAGGTCATTACTTTTATCTAAACCAGCAGCAACTAGCTCAAGCAGTTTAG
- a CDS encoding HlyD family efflux transporter periplasmic adaptor subunit, which produces MPNLSHNSSSVLAKPESGNLPLIEDSTTVTTESNDWYYGTEELLDALPKAWTRSMLYLLVSFAFIILPWSMLTKVDETGSARGRIEPKGATQKLDSAVSGGVIAVNVQEGSTVKAGQVLVEMESDVLRTDLQQTQTKLEGLVNRRGQLELLKNQLMLAINIQAQQNQSQELEKIAQVNQVQQDLDAKQSSYNLQKLEKLALVEQAKQAINSSAIDHKLAKSRLSRDFTEVKRYRQLWQVGAIPQIKIVELEKTAEESQRLQEQAKSAIKQAHLRFQEESSRYQAVLSQAQADIRQAKLRLQEQQSSYQSVVQAGRLAVLKSEEQFKDLQTQITALQSEIAQTGSQITSLKIQLHQRVVRSPIDGTIFELPIKKPGSVVQLGQTIAQIAPKSSALILKAQIPSQQSGFLQLGRRVKIKFDAYPFQEYGVISGRITWISPDSKIQASNQTTLETFELEISLDQAYMQAGNNRIPLTPGQTATAEIIIRQRRVIDFILDPFKKLQKSGLEF; this is translated from the coding sequence ATGCCAAACCTATCTCACAATTCATCATCCGTGCTAGCCAAACCAGAGTCAGGTAATTTGCCTTTGATTGAGGACTCTACCACTGTCACAACTGAGTCCAATGATTGGTATTATGGCACAGAGGAACTGCTAGATGCTTTACCGAAGGCTTGGACACGTTCAATGCTCTATTTGCTAGTGAGCTTTGCCTTCATCATCTTACCTTGGTCGATGTTAACCAAAGTCGATGAGACAGGAAGCGCCAGAGGGCGGATAGAACCAAAAGGAGCGACACAAAAATTAGATAGTGCAGTCAGTGGTGGCGTTATAGCTGTCAACGTCCAAGAAGGCTCCACAGTCAAAGCCGGTCAAGTTTTGGTCGAAATGGAATCTGATGTACTACGAACGGATTTGCAACAAACACAAACCAAGCTGGAAGGTTTAGTAAATCGGCGCGGACAACTAGAATTACTCAAAAACCAGCTGATGCTGGCAATTAACATCCAAGCACAACAAAATCAATCGCAAGAATTAGAAAAAATTGCCCAAGTGAATCAGGTACAGCAGGATCTGGATGCTAAACAAAGTTCGTATAACTTACAAAAATTGGAAAAACTAGCTCTAGTTGAGCAGGCGAAGCAGGCGATAAATTCTAGTGCGATTGACCACAAGTTGGCTAAAAGTCGGTTGAGCAGAGATTTCACAGAAGTCAAACGCTATCGCCAACTTTGGCAAGTAGGTGCAATTCCCCAAATCAAAATTGTGGAATTGGAAAAAACAGCAGAAGAAAGCCAACGTTTGCAAGAGCAAGCGAAATCAGCTATCAAACAGGCTCATCTGCGCTTTCAAGAAGAATCAAGTCGCTATCAAGCGGTGCTGAGTCAAGCCCAGGCTGATATTCGGCAAGCAAAACTCCGCTTACAAGAACAGCAAAGCAGCTATCAAAGTGTAGTGCAAGCAGGTAGACTAGCGGTGCTGAAAAGTGAGGAACAATTCAAAGACCTGCAAACGCAAATCACCGCTTTGCAATCGGAAATTGCCCAAACTGGCAGCCAAATCACATCCTTAAAGATTCAGTTGCATCAACGAGTAGTGCGATCGCCTATCGATGGCACAATCTTTGAATTACCGATCAAAAAGCCAGGATCTGTAGTCCAACTCGGACAAACCATCGCCCAAATTGCACCCAAGAGTTCTGCCTTGATTCTCAAAGCGCAGATACCTAGTCAACAAAGTGGTTTTTTGCAGCTAGGAAGAAGAGTGAAAATTAAGTTTGATGCCTATCCCTTCCAAGAATATGGAGTAATTTCAGGGCGAATCACCTGGATTTCACCTGACTCAAAAATTCAGGCATCCAATCAAACCACATTAGAAACCTTTGAATTGGAAATCTCCCTAGATCAGGCTTATATGCAAGCTGGCAACAATCGCATTCCCTTAACACCCGGTCAAACAGCAACAGCAGAAATAATTATCCGTCAGCGTCGAGTGATTGACTTTATCTTAGATCCGTTTAAAAAATTGCAAAAAAGTGGTCTAGAGTTTTAG
- a CDS encoding peptidylprolyl isomerase, with product MSKVLPVSLEDILYHIKLSGQIPSILEAIANRKVITDTAQEAGIKVETEELQQAADSLRLIHKLIKAEDTWAWLEKHYLTLDDFEEIAHSNLLSAKLASHLFAEKVEPFFYAHQLDYMGAVTYEVILDDEDLALELFYALQEGEISFQEIARQYIQNIEIRRAGGYQGIRSRTDFRPEIAAVVFAATPPQILKPITTPQGVHIIAVEEIIKPQLDEQLRLKIMGDFFTYWLKQQLVDIEITAQFHKEPNSQSSHDVLSSVEISS from the coding sequence ATGTCAAAAGTTTTACCTGTCTCTCTTGAAGACATTCTTTATCATATCAAGCTATCTGGTCAAATTCCTAGTATATTGGAGGCGATCGCTAATAGAAAAGTTATTACTGATACAGCCCAAGAAGCAGGTATTAAAGTTGAAACTGAAGAATTACAACAAGCGGCCGATAGTCTCCGCTTAATTCATAAGCTCATCAAAGCAGAAGATACTTGGGCTTGGCTAGAAAAACATTATCTCACCCTAGATGACTTTGAAGAAATAGCTCATAGTAATTTACTTTCAGCCAAATTGGCAAGTCATTTATTTGCAGAAAAAGTTGAACCATTTTTCTATGCTCACCAACTAGATTATATGGGAGCGGTTACTTACGAAGTGATCCTAGATGATGAGGATTTAGCACTGGAACTATTTTATGCTCTACAAGAAGGCGAAATTAGTTTCCAAGAAATTGCTCGTCAATACATTCAAAATATAGAAATTCGCCGCGCTGGAGGCTATCAGGGAATTAGAAGCCGGACTGATTTTCGACCAGAGATTGCAGCAGTAGTATTTGCTGCTACACCTCCACAGATTCTCAAACCTATAACTACACCACAAGGAGTACATATAATTGCAGTTGAGGAAATTATTAAACCACAATTAGATGAGCAATTACGTCTAAAAATTATGGGAGATTTTTTTACGTATTGGTTAAAGCAACAACTTGTAGATATAGAAATTACGGCACAGTTTCATAAAGAGCCTAATTCTCAATCATCTCATGATGTATTAAGTTCAGTTGAAATAAGTTCCTAA
- a CDS encoding peptidylprolyl isomerase, with the protein MVLINQSQKQQEKSLLIQVPSANDIEILAYLRRSAKFAEIAALAERDVLILTMCEQLGITASDEEWQATGDAFRREHQLFGTMETLAWLEKQRIRAEEWSQGMRVALLERKLKEYLFGLSVDRAYMINRDNYRRVALSQIVVVDLSTAQKIVQILQQGSATFCALALAHSNSKLSSENGGFQGIRYLVELYPEIAAHVTNSQEGEVIGPIQTNLGYHILRIEKWFPSEFNKSTRETIMDMLFQMWLKNLHHDFGIEI; encoded by the coding sequence ATGGTTCTAATTAATCAATCACAAAAACAGCAGGAAAAATCACTTTTGATACAAGTTCCTTCTGCAAATGATATCGAAATCCTTGCATATCTGCGGCGCTCTGCAAAATTTGCTGAAATTGCAGCTTTAGCTGAACGAGATGTATTGATTTTAACTATGTGTGAGCAATTGGGAATCACCGCATCCGATGAAGAATGGCAAGCAACAGGAGATGCTTTTCGTCGGGAACACCAGTTATTTGGAACTATGGAAACTCTAGCTTGGTTAGAAAAGCAGCGGATTCGAGCCGAAGAATGGTCGCAAGGAATGAGAGTCGCTCTATTAGAAAGAAAGCTGAAAGAATATCTATTTGGTTTATCTGTAGACCGTGCTTATATGATCAATCGTGACAATTACAGAAGAGTGGCGTTGTCACAGATTGTGGTAGTTGACCTATCCACCGCTCAGAAAATTGTGCAGATATTGCAACAAGGAAGTGCCACCTTTTGTGCTTTAGCATTGGCACATTCCAATAGTAAGCTCTCTTCAGAAAATGGTGGCTTTCAGGGAATTCGCTATTTGGTTGAACTCTACCCAGAAATTGCCGCACATGTCACTAATTCCCAAGAAGGAGAAGTTATTGGACCAATTCAAACAAACCTAGGTTATCACATCCTGAGAATAGAAAAGTGGTTTCCTTCAGAATTTAATAAATCAACAAGAGAGACAATTATGGACATGCTATTTCAAATGTGGTTAAAAAATTTGCATCATGATTTTGGTATTGAGATATAA
- a CDS encoding HetP family heterocyst commitment protein, whose amino-acid sequence MSQENSESNQQSDKIIQIEQVEQIIKAVLAGKYSWACVLFLHFVGYNPLKYIPYRTYIRLLKNNCLLGKMHSNKIEKNNVELVDIKSNWIHLSSSGHGSN is encoded by the coding sequence ATGAGTCAAGAAAATTCCGAGTCTAATCAACAGTCAGATAAAATAATTCAAATTGAACAAGTCGAACAAATTATCAAAGCTGTTCTCGCAGGGAAATATTCCTGGGCTTGTGTTTTATTCCTCCATTTTGTTGGCTACAATCCCCTTAAATACATCCCTTATCGTACATATATTCGCTTACTCAAAAATAATTGCTTATTAGGAAAGATGCATAGCAATAAAATTGAGAAGAATAATGTAGAACTGGTTGACATTAAATCGAACTGGATTCATTTAAGTAGTAGTGGACATGGTTCTAATTAA
- a CDS encoding T3SS effector HopA1 family protein has protein sequence MQLLSSLTTQLPDIPESLQTSIQDIIHRVEIQSQYCIRHPDYKPLELPESVISRFQRLTPDFQHKFLSQQLRSFLYGIYYNGSLRRVLAADAEVTNLAVNQNLENNTFFGVDAAFYDRLHESNCSKGYLSFNWQVVREEIDGAIAVHRDGLTLHIEREMLQKTVSVGDLVAIAMPKNLVQNGFYMAIADAAMPRNYQTLVRVYFNLTPDGAIAVMDTLTTQLNTIPVAFSFKALYNPSDYDRYDSAVLYFDKKDYAAVHPVLESLYTEHQAHFQEQVPLFTKFIAPGLAIAEEPEQKFNDQESFGTHRCQIIANGLLDAWQQGNNTPNGRIASILQHFSLQAIELQRPYLNANSEDIYTPLNL, from the coding sequence ATGCAACTATTAAGTTCGCTGACAACTCAACTTCCCGATATTCCCGAGTCTTTGCAGACATCAATACAAGACATCATACATAGGGTTGAAATTCAATCCCAGTATTGTATTCGCCATCCAGATTACAAGCCCTTGGAATTGCCAGAATCAGTAATTTCTCGTTTTCAGCGATTAACACCAGATTTTCAGCATAAGTTTTTGAGTCAACAACTGCGTAGTTTTCTCTACGGTATCTATTACAACGGTTCTTTGAGACGTGTCCTAGCAGCTGATGCAGAAGTAACAAATTTGGCTGTCAACCAAAATCTAGAAAATAATACATTTTTTGGGGTGGATGCAGCTTTTTACGATCGCTTACATGAAAGCAATTGCTCAAAAGGCTACTTAAGCTTTAATTGGCAGGTTGTCAGAGAAGAAATCGATGGTGCTATAGCAGTGCATAGGGATGGTTTGACGCTGCATATTGAACGCGAAATGTTACAAAAAACTGTCAGCGTTGGTGACTTGGTGGCGATCGCCATGCCTAAGAATCTGGTGCAAAATGGGTTTTATATGGCAATTGCTGACGCAGCTATGCCCCGAAATTATCAAACTTTGGTGCGTGTCTATTTCAACTTAACACCAGATGGTGCGATCGCCGTCATGGATACTTTAACTACCCAACTCAACACTATACCTGTTGCTTTCTCATTTAAAGCATTGTATAACCCTTCCGATTATGACCGCTACGACTCAGCAGTGCTTTATTTTGACAAAAAAGACTATGCAGCCGTTCATCCAGTCTTAGAGAGCCTATACACCGAGCATCAAGCCCATTTCCAAGAGCAAGTACCTTTGTTCACAAAGTTCATAGCACCAGGGTTAGCGATCGCTGAAGAACCAGAGCAAAAATTTAACGATCAAGAAAGTTTTGGTACACACCGTTGTCAAATTATCGCTAATGGTTTGCTCGACGCATGGCAGCAAGGAAACAACACACCAAATGGCCGCATAGCATCAATTTTACAACATTTTTCATTACAAGCAATTGAATTGCAACGTCCTTATCTGAACGCCAACTCTGAGGATATTTACACTCCTTTGAATTTGTGA
- a CDS encoding phosphotransferase family protein has product MSPFLLSSQNVFSYLISQGICTQNDQSLSKIELKYAKNFNLLISLPEERKILIKQEPHNSKGKTAGEFLLEWRVHEFLRKFSEVSQIRPYFSEAIYFDVENSIMIFNYLTNYQDLMDFYIKKNFNFFPIEIATVVGTILASVHRISIGRPDYRELFRNSQDLETPNLTRGMDRITPAVFGKLPGDGLKFIALYQRYDSLGQAIADLTSAFTSCCLTHNDLKLNNILLSLNWEEAVANESFSSESIIRLIDWERGTWGDPANDLGTLIASYLQIWLNSMITSKAIAIQESLRLATTPLELLQPSIRELVTAYLTHFPEILEHRPDFLRRVVQFCGLALIKAIQAQLQHEKTFGNRGICMLQVAKSLLCRPEASMTTIFGVEASDLYPTNLSPV; this is encoded by the coding sequence ATGTCACCATTTTTATTGAGTTCTCAAAATGTGTTTAGCTATCTGATCTCCCAAGGAATATGTACACAAAATGACCAGTCTTTGAGCAAAATCGAGTTGAAATATGCCAAAAACTTTAACTTATTAATCAGCTTGCCAGAAGAGCGGAAAATTTTAATTAAGCAAGAGCCTCATAATTCAAAAGGGAAAACTGCTGGCGAGTTTTTGTTAGAATGGCGCGTTCATGAGTTTTTACGGAAGTTCTCAGAAGTGAGCCAAATTCGCCCATATTTTTCGGAGGCGATATATTTTGATGTAGAAAATTCCATCATGATTTTTAATTATTTAACTAACTATCAGGATTTGATGGATTTTTACATCAAAAAGAATTTCAATTTCTTTCCCATTGAGATTGCAACAGTAGTCGGAACTATTTTGGCATCAGTTCATCGCATATCTATCGGCCGTCCAGACTATCGGGAGTTATTCCGAAATAGCCAGGATTTAGAAACTCCTAATCTGACGCGTGGAATGGATCGGATTACCCCAGCAGTTTTTGGTAAGTTACCTGGCGATGGACTGAAATTTATTGCTCTTTATCAACGTTACGATAGCTTAGGACAAGCGATCGCTGATTTAACCAGTGCTTTCACCTCCTGTTGTTTAACTCATAATGACCTCAAGCTAAATAATATTCTCCTCTCTCTCAATTGGGAAGAAGCAGTTGCTAATGAATCGTTCTCATCGGAGAGTATCATTCGCTTGATTGACTGGGAACGCGGTACTTGGGGAGATCCAGCTAATGATTTAGGAACGCTGATCGCCAGTTATCTGCAAATCTGGCTGAACAGCATGATTACTAGTAAAGCGATCGCCATTCAAGAGTCTTTACGCCTAGCCACAACCCCTCTAGAGTTACTTCAGCCTTCAATTAGAGAGCTGGTGACTGCTTATCTCACTCATTTCCCCGAAATACTAGAACATCGCCCTGATTTTTTACGGCGAGTTGTCCAATTTTGCGGTTTAGCTTTGATTAAAGCTATTCAAGCCCAACTCCAACATGAAAAAACCTTTGGTAATCGAGGTATCTGTATGCTTCAAGTTGCCAAGAGTTTATTGTGTCGTCCAGAAGCATCCATGACAACGATTTTTGGTGTGGAGGCATCAGACTTGTATCCCACTAACTTATCTCCCGTTTAA
- a CDS encoding pitrilysin family protein, whose product MQRYTVKGTISSFKLNIRKSKSLLYALVGAFAFLLFTFNFSGVATAAAKHYTELQFTLLPEIKLPKYERFVLQNGLVVYLMEDHDLPLVNGTLLVKTGSRLEPPDQVGLAGFTGAVMRTGGTKQHSPDQLNELLEQRAAAVETSISEAAGTGSFEALSEDLETVFGLFAEVLREPVFAQEKLDLAKTQAKGGIARRNDSPDGIASREFRKLIYGNDSPYARTTEYATLDRINRADLLKFYGQYFYPNNLILGIVGDFEPKKMRSLIQAKLGDWKSSPKITKSPLPAVSPAKAGGVFFVNQPQLTQSSVLIGHLGGKFDNPDYAALDVLNGVFNGFGGRLFNEVRSRQGLAYSVYGYWSPRFDYPGLFIAGGQTRSDATVQFVKALQTEIKRIQAQPVTAKELALAKESTLNSFVFNFQDPSQTLSRLMRYEYYGYPADFLFRYQKAVAATTAADVQRVAKQYLKPENLVTLVVGNQTTIQPPLTQLATQITPIDVTIPSPPPQAKN is encoded by the coding sequence ATGCAGAGGTATACGGTGAAGGGGACAATTTCTAGTTTTAAGCTGAATATTCGCAAGAGCAAGAGTCTACTTTATGCTTTGGTTGGCGCTTTTGCCTTTTTACTTTTTACTTTTAACTTTTCTGGTGTAGCGACAGCAGCAGCGAAGCATTACACAGAGTTGCAGTTCACTCTTTTACCTGAGATTAAGTTACCCAAGTATGAGCGGTTTGTGCTGCAAAATGGCTTGGTTGTCTATTTGATGGAGGATCACGATCTACCATTGGTCAATGGTACGCTGCTGGTAAAAACTGGGAGCCGTTTAGAACCACCAGATCAGGTTGGGTTAGCTGGTTTTACGGGTGCGGTGATGCGAACTGGTGGAACTAAGCAGCATTCACCCGATCAGCTCAATGAGTTATTAGAACAACGGGCGGCTGCAGTGGAAACTAGTATTAGTGAAGCTGCGGGTACTGGCAGTTTTGAAGCACTCAGCGAAGATTTAGAAACGGTGTTTGGGCTGTTTGCTGAGGTGTTGAGAGAGCCTGTGTTTGCTCAAGAGAAGCTGGATTTAGCTAAGACACAGGCTAAAGGTGGAATTGCTCGACGTAACGATAGTCCAGATGGTATCGCTTCTAGAGAATTTCGCAAGTTAATTTATGGCAATGACAGTCCCTATGCTCGGACTACAGAATATGCCACGCTGGATCGGATTAATCGGGCAGATTTGCTCAAGTTTTATGGGCAATATTTTTATCCCAATAATCTCATTTTAGGGATTGTTGGGGATTTTGAGCCGAAAAAAATGCGATCGCTCATCCAGGCTAAGTTGGGTGACTGGAAGAGTAGCCCTAAAATTACTAAATCTCCGTTACCAGCGGTATCGCCAGCTAAGGCGGGTGGGGTATTTTTTGTCAATCAGCCACAGCTAACTCAAAGTAGCGTGCTGATTGGGCATTTAGGTGGCAAGTTCGACAATCCCGATTATGCAGCATTGGATGTGTTGAATGGGGTATTCAATGGTTTTGGCGGACGCTTATTTAATGAAGTGCGATCGCGTCAAGGTTTAGCTTACTCTGTATATGGCTACTGGAGTCCCCGCTTCGATTATCCTGGCCTGTTCATTGCTGGGGGACAAACCCGCTCTGATGCGACTGTGCAATTTGTCAAAGCCTTGCAGACAGAAATTAAGCGTATCCAAGCTCAACCCGTAACAGCCAAAGAACTAGCATTAGCCAAAGAGTCTACCCTCAACTCGTTTGTATTCAACTTTCAAGATCCTAGCCAAACCTTATCGCGGTTGATGCGCTACGAATATTACGGCTATCCGGCTGATTTCTTGTTTCGTTATCAAAAAGCCGTAGCCGCAACCACAGCCGCTGATGTGCAACGGGTAGCAAAGCAATACCTCAAACCAGAAAATCTTGTAACTCTGGTAGTGGGGAATCAAACCACCATTCAACCACCATTGACACAGCTAGCAACACAGATAACGCCGATAGATGTGACAATTCCATCTCCGCCACCACAAGCCAAGAATTAA